From a region of the Patescibacteria group bacterium genome:
- the secE gene encoding preprotein translocase subunit SecE, producing the protein MELPFAKKAKPFVFLKEVRTELSKVSWPSKEQTIRLSLIVIAATVVAALFLGAFDLLFTNLAGLAIRK; encoded by the coding sequence ATGGAATTGCCATTCGCTAAAAAGGCTAAGCCTTTTGTTTTTTTGAAAGAAGTCAGGACAGAATTAAGCAAAGTTTCCTGGCCTTCAAAAGAACAAACTATTAGGTTAAGTTTAATTGTCATTGCCGCCACCGTGGTCGCTGCTCTTTTCCTAGGCGCTTTTGACCTGCTTTTTACTAACCTAGCTGGCTTAGCGATTAGAAAATAA
- the nusG gene encoding transcription termination/antitermination protein NusG — MPTKIKRTKPKKIKKKIKKSSPEHIIISKADSKKARWFVVHTYSGHEHKVAQQLKQRVESMGLEDKVLELLVPTQEKIEIRSGQKKKVKEKIFPGYLLIKMVLTDQSWLTVRTTNGITGFVGVGNQPTSISNKEVEAIQKFMKMEAPKFKTKFSVGEAVRIIDGPFADFLGSVEEIDEAKGKVKVLVSIFGRETPVELDFLQVSKI, encoded by the coding sequence ATGCCAACTAAAATCAAGAGAACTAAACCAAAAAAAATAAAAAAGAAGATTAAAAAATCAAGCCCGGAGCATATTATTATCAGCAAGGCTGACAGTAAAAAAGCTCGCTGGTTTGTAGTTCACACCTATTCAGGTCACGAACATAAAGTTGCCCAGCAACTTAAACAACGAGTTGAGTCAATGGGTTTGGAAGACAAAGTCCTAGAACTTCTAGTACCGACTCAAGAGAAAATTGAAATTCGTTCTGGCCAGAAAAAGAAAGTCAAAGAAAAGATTTTCCCTGGCTATCTACTGATCAAAATGGTTTTAACGGATCAATCCTGGCTAACAGTCAGAACCACTAACGGTATTACTGGCTTTGTTGGTGTTGGTAATCAGCCAACCTCAATTAGCAACAAGGAAGTGGAAGCTATTCAGAAGTTTATGAAGATGGAAGCACCTAAATTTAAAACTAAATTTAGTGTTGGTGAAGCGGTAAGAATCATTGATGGTCCTTTTGCTGATTTCTTAGGTTCGGTTGAAGAAATTGATGAAGCTAAAGGTAAAGTTAAAGTTCTTGTTTCTATCTTTGGCCGAGAAACACCAGTAGAATTAGACTTCTTACAAGTTAGTAAAATCTAA
- the rplK gene encoding 50S ribosomal protein L11, which yields MPKKVKTIIKLNLPAGEATPAPPVGPALGQHGLPIMDFIKTYNAQTEAKKGQIIPVVITVYEDNTFSFVTKLPPVSELIKKEIKLEKGSGETGKKQVGLLTDAQITKIAKEKMADLNTENLEAAKRIIQGTAKSMGIKIKE from the coding sequence ATGCCTAAAAAAGTCAAAACCATTATTAAACTTAATCTGCCTGCGGGTGAAGCCACTCCAGCTCCACCAGTTGGTCCAGCCCTTGGCCAGCACGGACTGCCAATTATGGATTTTATTAAAACCTACAACGCTCAAACTGAAGCTAAAAAAGGTCAAATCATTCCGGTCGTGATCACCGTTTATGAAGACAACACCTTTTCTTTCGTCACTAAACTCCCACCTGTCTCAGAATTAATCAAAAAGGAAATCAAGTTGGAAAAGGGTTCAGGTGAAACTGGCAAAAAACAAGTAGGATTGCTAACTGACGCTCAAATAACCAAGATTGCTAAAGAAAAAATGGCTGACTTAAATACCGAAAATTTGGAAGCCGCCAAAAGGATTATTCAAGGTACAGCTAAAAGTATGGGTATTAAAATTAAAGAATAA
- the rplJ gene encoding 50S ribosomal protein L10, whose amino-acid sequence MVKQDKVYTVQNLTEKLKQAKAVVLADYHGLKVSQMAELRRNIKKNGGEFEVIKNTLLGRAAEESQIKIEPDVLQGPTVVLWAYEDQISPLKTLVDFTKANNLPKIKFGLLDQVIIPVEKIKQLASLPSKEELKAKFVGVLQSPLYGLNQALSWNLKKLVFILKAKGGEENDR is encoded by the coding sequence ATGGTTAAACAAGATAAAGTCTATACAGTTCAAAATCTAACCGAAAAGCTTAAACAGGCCAAAGCCGTGGTTTTGGCTGATTATCATGGTCTTAAAGTCTCCCAAATGGCTGAATTAAGACGAAACATCAAAAAAAACGGGGGCGAATTCGAGGTTATTAAAAACACCCTTTTAGGCCGAGCCGCAGAAGAAAGTCAGATTAAAATTGAACCTGACGTTCTCCAAGGCCCTACTGTCGTTCTTTGGGCTTATGAGGACCAAATCAGCCCTCTTAAAACCCTAGTCGATTTTACCAAAGCTAATAATCTCCCCAAAATCAAATTCGGTTTACTTGACCAAGTTATTATCCCAGTTGAAAAAATCAAACAGTTAGCCAGTTTACCCTCAAAAGAAGAGCTAAAAGCCAAGTTCGTCGGTGTTCTTCAATCGCCTCTCTATGGCTTAAACCAGGCTTTAAGTTGGAATCTTAAAAAATTAGTTTTTATTCTTAAAGCGAAGGGGGGTGAAGAAAATGACCGATAA